In Flammeovirgaceae bacterium 311, one DNA window encodes the following:
- a CDS encoding transcriptional regulator (COG1309 Transcriptional regulator), producing the protein MKSLLANINIKVDGKIYLKDPETSEIGRNIIKNGILLMDELGLESFTFRKLAERIGSTEATIYRYFESKHKLLIYLISWYWSWQEYRLMFAVSNIESAETRLKIAIRILSGEIKQDMDFAHIDEETLQRIVVAESAKAYLTKEVDLDNKDGFFFSYKRFCKRIVNLISEVNPDYPFPASLVSTLTESAHYQKFFAQHLPSLTNIGENSKQHLEDFLTDLTFKVIGRQQQV; encoded by the coding sequence ATGAAGAGTCTGCTGGCTAACATCAACATAAAGGTAGATGGTAAGATATATCTGAAGGATCCGGAAACTTCTGAGATCGGCAGGAATATCATTAAAAATGGTATACTGCTCATGGATGAGCTTGGACTGGAATCTTTTACTTTCAGGAAACTGGCTGAACGCATTGGCTCCACTGAGGCTACCATCTACAGGTATTTCGAAAGCAAGCATAAGTTGCTTATCTACCTGATATCCTGGTACTGGAGCTGGCAGGAATACCGGCTGATGTTTGCCGTCAGCAATATTGAGTCAGCAGAAACCAGGCTGAAGATTGCCATTAGGATATTATCCGGAGAGATTAAGCAGGATATGGACTTTGCTCATATCGATGAAGAAACCCTGCAGCGTATTGTTGTTGCGGAATCTGCTAAGGCTTACCTGACAAAAGAGGTTGATCTGGATAATAAAGATGGTTTCTTCTTCAGTTATAAGCGTTTTTGCAAACGGATTGTCAATCTTATCTCAGAGGTTAACCCGGACTATCCATTTCCTGCTTCCCTGGTATCTACCCTTACGGAAAGCGCCCATTATCAGAAATTCTTTGCACAGCACCTGCCTTCCCTCACCAATATTGGCGAGAACAGCAAACAGCACCTGGAGGATTTTCTGACAGACCTGACTTTTAAGGTAATAGGCAGACAGCAACAGGTTTAA
- a CDS encoding carbonic anhydrase (COG0288 Carbonic anhydrase) produces the protein MRTQTKETQAQLTPERAKEILLEGNQRFVNNLKVNRNLLQQVNETSQSQFRFAIILSCIDSRTSAELIFDQGLGDIFSARIAGNVVNEDILGSMEFACKVAGSKLIVVLGHSNCGAIKGACDNAQLGYLTGLVNKIKPSVDSVRYTGVKNSSNAEFVEMVAEANVKRMTKEISAKSPILAEMIENGEIGLVGGMYNIETGIVEFYEHVNQTTEVGHEESAG, from the coding sequence ATGAGAACTCAGACAAAAGAAACACAGGCACAGCTTACCCCAGAAAGAGCAAAGGAAATATTACTGGAAGGAAACCAGCGCTTTGTTAATAACCTAAAGGTAAACAGGAACCTGTTACAGCAGGTAAACGAAACATCGCAGAGCCAGTTCCGCTTCGCCATCATCCTTAGCTGCATAGATTCCAGAACTTCTGCAGAGCTGATTTTTGACCAGGGACTGGGAGATATTTTCAGCGCCAGAATTGCCGGTAATGTGGTGAACGAAGATATTCTGGGCAGCATGGAATTTGCCTGTAAAGTGGCCGGATCCAAGCTGATTGTGGTGCTGGGGCATAGTAACTGCGGCGCAATCAAGGGAGCCTGTGATAACGCACAACTGGGTTACCTCACAGGATTGGTGAATAAAATCAAACCTTCCGTTGATTCAGTTAGGTACACCGGGGTGAAAAATTCCTCGAATGCTGAGTTCGTTGAAATGGTTGCCGAAGCGAATGTAAAACGCATGACTAAGGAGATTTCAGCAAAAAGCCCTATTCTGGCTGAAATGATCGAAAATGGAGAAATTGGACTTGTAGGTGGAATGTACAATATTGAAACAGGTATCGTAGAATTTTATGAACATGTAAACCAAACGACCGAAGTAGGGCATGAAGAGTCTGCTGGCTAA
- a CDS encoding sulfate transporter (COG0659 Sulfate permease and related transporters (MFS superfamily)), producing MISLKEIKHDLPAGIVVFLVAVPLCLGIAMASGAPLFSGIIAGIVGGIVVTLISGSQLGVSGPAAGLAVIVLNAINNLATFEIFLSAVFLAGVFQLILGFLRAGSIGYYFPSSVIKGMLAGIGVIIILKQIPHAFGYDRDFEGDVAFNQPDGENTFSELINAINYITPAALIISLVSLAILILWDQVLSKKSKIFQIIQGPLVVVLLGIGLNLFFAAFFPEMALRSNQLVELPVSENINGFINQFTTPDFGHIFTVEVLIIAATIAVVASLETLLCLEATDKLDPYKRISPANRELKAQGVGNMVSGLIGGLPITQVIVRSSANIQSGGRTKLAALIHGILILACVMAIPGILNLIPLASLAAILLMVGYKLAKPELFRSIYKTGWSQFLPFIVTIIAIVFTDLLTGIGIGVVVAVFFILKNTYHVSHYVTQDKRADGKNVYRIVLAEEVTFLNKGSIMNSLRHVPDDVALEIDYSKSAVIDHDVKEIIEDYRNTARSKNIDLTIIENRSAQTKNAQSVTV from the coding sequence ATGATAAGTCTGAAAGAAATTAAACATGATTTGCCTGCAGGCATTGTGGTCTTTCTGGTGGCCGTACCGCTTTGTCTTGGTATTGCCATGGCATCCGGAGCACCCCTGTTTTCAGGAATTATTGCCGGAATTGTTGGTGGTATTGTGGTAACCCTCATCAGTGGTTCGCAATTAGGAGTAAGTGGTCCGGCAGCCGGACTGGCAGTAATAGTGCTCAATGCCATTAATAATCTGGCAACCTTCGAAATTTTTCTTTCGGCAGTGTTTCTGGCAGGTGTTTTTCAGCTAATCCTTGGCTTTTTAAGAGCAGGCAGTATTGGTTACTATTTTCCCTCTTCTGTGATCAAGGGAATGCTTGCAGGTATTGGTGTTATCATCATCCTCAAGCAAATACCACATGCATTCGGGTATGACAGAGATTTTGAAGGCGATGTAGCCTTTAATCAACCCGATGGTGAAAATACCTTTTCAGAACTGATTAATGCCATTAATTATATCACCCCTGCTGCTCTGATCATCAGCCTTGTTTCTCTGGCCATTCTTATTTTATGGGATCAGGTACTATCTAAAAAAAGCAAGATCTTTCAAATTATTCAGGGACCGCTGGTGGTGGTACTGCTGGGCATCGGTTTAAATTTATTTTTTGCCGCTTTCTTTCCTGAGATGGCTTTAAGGTCCAACCAGCTGGTAGAATTGCCTGTATCAGAAAACATCAACGGATTTATTAACCAGTTTACAACGCCTGATTTCGGCCATATATTTACAGTAGAAGTATTGATCATTGCAGCTACCATTGCCGTTGTTGCAAGCCTTGAAACGTTGTTGTGCCTTGAGGCAACCGATAAGCTTGATCCCTATAAACGCATCAGTCCTGCTAACCGCGAGTTGAAAGCACAGGGCGTGGGTAACATGGTATCGGGCCTGATTGGTGGTTTACCGATCACACAGGTAATTGTTCGTAGCTCGGCTAATATTCAGTCAGGCGGCAGAACCAAGCTGGCGGCGCTGATCCATGGTATCCTGATTCTGGCATGCGTAATGGCAATACCAGGAATTTTAAACCTGATTCCCCTGGCGAGTCTGGCGGCTATATTATTGATGGTTGGTTATAAACTGGCAAAGCCTGAGCTGTTCAGGAGCATATACAAAACCGGCTGGAGCCAGTTTCTTCCCTTCATTGTCACAATCATTGCCATAGTATTCACTGATCTGCTTACCGGTATTGGTATTGGCGTTGTGGTGGCTGTTTTCTTCATTCTGAAGAATACTTATCATGTATCTCACTATGTTACCCAAGATAAGCGCGCTGATGGTAAAAATGTGTACCGGATTGTGCTGGCCGAAGAAGTTACCTTCCTGAACAAAGGCAGCATCATGAACTCGCTGCGCCACGTTCCCGATGATGTGGCACTGGAGATCGACTACTCCAAATCTGCGGTGATTGATCATGATGTAAAAGAGATCATCGAAGACTACAGGAATACCGCCAGAAGCAAGAACATTGATCTGACCATCATTGAAAACAGATCGGCACAAACTAAAAATGCCCAGTCGGTAACAGTTTAA
- a CDS encoding iron-containing alcohol dehydrogenase (COG1979 Uncharacterized oxidoreductases, Fe-dependent alcohol dehydrogenase family), protein MRDFEFKNPTKIIFGKNKITALSKEIPAQARVLILYGGGSIKKNGVYDQVVSALKDHHVEEFGGIEPNPEYETLVKAVRLIKEKDIDFLLAVGGGSVIDGTKFISAAATYSGENAWDILEKSIRTEEGKGMPFGSVLTLPATGSEMNSGAVINRTEIKEKRTMGGPGLFPVFSILDPQVIRTLPLRQLQNGITDAFTHVLEQYLTYPAHAYLQDRFAESILLTLIEVGPRVLKDPENDYEAASNFMWCCTMALNGLIQKGVPTDWATHMIAHELTALYGIDHARTLAIIGPSLYRYKFDNKKEKLAQYAERVWNMKDGSTEKKAKAAIDKTVQYFHQLEIKTQLSEYTDNYQGTAEIISKRFEERGWKGLGERKDIKPEDVQQIVEMSY, encoded by the coding sequence ATGAGAGACTTTGAATTTAAAAATCCAACTAAGATCATATTTGGTAAAAACAAAATTACTGCACTATCCAAAGAAATACCTGCTCAAGCCAGGGTGTTGATCCTGTATGGTGGAGGCAGTATCAAAAAGAATGGCGTATACGATCAGGTGGTATCTGCGCTTAAAGATCACCATGTAGAAGAATTCGGAGGCATTGAACCAAATCCGGAATACGAAACTCTGGTGAAGGCGGTGAGGCTAATCAAAGAAAAGGATATAGACTTTCTGCTGGCTGTGGGTGGAGGTTCTGTGATAGACGGCACCAAATTCATTTCTGCAGCAGCTACCTATAGTGGCGAAAATGCCTGGGACATCCTGGAAAAAAGCATCAGGACCGAAGAAGGAAAAGGAATGCCCTTTGGCTCAGTGCTCACCCTGCCGGCCACGGGATCCGAGATGAACTCAGGTGCTGTTATCAACCGCACGGAAATCAAAGAAAAACGTACCATGGGCGGACCGGGCCTTTTCCCGGTATTCTCCATCCTGGACCCACAGGTAATCCGTACCTTACCCCTGCGCCAGCTTCAGAACGGCATCACCGATGCATTTACCCATGTGCTGGAGCAATACCTCACCTATCCGGCGCATGCTTACCTGCAGGACAGGTTTGCCGAAAGCATTCTGCTTACGCTGATAGAGGTTGGCCCGCGGGTACTGAAAGACCCGGAAAATGACTACGAAGCAGCCTCTAATTTTATGTGGTGCTGCACCATGGCCCTGAACGGGCTGATTCAAAAAGGTGTGCCCACCGACTGGGCCACGCATATGATAGCCCATGAGCTAACTGCCTTATATGGTATAGACCATGCCAGAACCCTGGCAATCATTGGGCCCAGCCTGTACCGGTACAAATTCGATAACAAAAAAGAAAAGCTGGCCCAGTACGCGGAAAGAGTATGGAATATGAAGGATGGCTCAACAGAAAAAAAAGCAAAAGCAGCTATCGATAAAACTGTTCAGTACTTTCATCAGCTGGAGATTAAAACGCAACTGTCTGAATATACCGACAACTACCAGGGCACCGCTGAAATCATTTCCAAACGCTTTGAAGAAAGAGGCTGGAAAGGATTGGGCGAACGCAAGGACATTAAACCGGAAGACGTTCAGCAAATAGTTGAGATGAGCTACTAA
- a CDS encoding citrate transporter (COG1055 Na+/H+ antiporter NhaD and related arsenite permeases) translates to MIWIVAIFVIGYLFITLEHAFHINKAATALLIGVLCWTVYATQIADTHLVSEQLTHHLSEISAILFFLLGAMTIVEIIDLHDGFEVIVSRIKTTSSRKLIWILGILAFVLSGILDNLTTTIVLVSLLRKLVPDKTQRMFFAGFIVIAANAGGAFTPIGDVTTTMLWIGGQVTTENIVQKLFLPSLACLLFPLLYLSYKTKGNIDRQLDESQPRVLDSTPFERKLVLSLGVLALVFVPVFKYLTHLPPYMGVLLGLGVLWVVIELVHHKKEEEQKNKFSVLTALKKVDSATVLFFLGILLSIGAMQSAGQLTIMADFLDQEVGNFYAINFLIGLLSAIVDNVPLVAAMMRMYHLEYPADHAFWEFLAYCAGTGGSVLIIGSAAGVAVMGMEKINFFWYLKKISALALIGYVAGALVFLLQQQVVAYQGNFMQMFLQN, encoded by the coding sequence ATGATCTGGATCGTAGCCATCTTTGTAATCGGGTACCTGTTTATCACACTCGAGCATGCTTTTCACATCAACAAAGCTGCCACAGCACTACTTATAGGCGTTCTATGCTGGACGGTGTACGCCACCCAAATTGCCGATACACACCTGGTGAGCGAACAGCTCACGCACCACCTAAGCGAAATCTCTGCCATTCTTTTCTTTTTGCTGGGTGCCATGACCATTGTAGAGATCATAGATTTGCATGACGGATTTGAGGTAATCGTGAGCCGGATTAAAACCACCAGCTCCAGAAAACTGATCTGGATTCTGGGCATCCTGGCATTTGTACTTTCCGGCATTTTAGATAACCTTACCACCACCATTGTACTGGTATCGCTGCTGCGCAAGCTGGTGCCCGACAAGACCCAGCGGATGTTCTTTGCAGGCTTTATTGTTATTGCCGCAAACGCCGGTGGTGCCTTTACACCAATTGGTGATGTAACCACCACCATGCTCTGGATTGGCGGACAGGTAACTACCGAGAATATTGTACAGAAGCTGTTCCTGCCAAGCCTGGCCTGCCTGCTTTTCCCGCTGCTGTACCTAAGCTATAAAACAAAGGGCAACATAGACCGTCAGCTAGACGAAAGCCAGCCCCGCGTATTAGATTCAACACCTTTTGAGCGAAAGCTAGTGCTTTCACTGGGTGTGTTAGCGCTGGTGTTTGTTCCCGTTTTCAAATACCTCACCCACCTGCCTCCCTACATGGGGGTGCTGCTTGGCCTGGGTGTTCTGTGGGTGGTTATTGAGCTGGTACACCACAAAAAAGAAGAAGAACAGAAGAATAAATTTTCAGTGTTAACAGCCCTAAAAAAGGTAGATTCTGCTACAGTACTCTTCTTCCTGGGCATTCTGCTAAGCATCGGGGCCATGCAATCTGCAGGCCAGCTTACCATTATGGCAGATTTCCTGGACCAGGAGGTGGGTAACTTTTACGCCATCAACTTCCTGATTGGTTTGCTCTCCGCCATTGTCGATAACGTGCCCCTGGTAGCTGCCATGATGCGCATGTACCACCTGGAGTATCCTGCTGATCATGCCTTCTGGGAATTTCTGGCCTATTGTGCAGGTACAGGAGGAAGCGTATTGATAATTGGATCTGCGGCTGGCGTAGCCGTAATGGGTATGGAGAAGATCAACTTCTTCTGGTACCTGAAAAAGATCAGCGCCCTGGCCCTGATTGGCTATGTAGCCGGTGCCCTGGTATTTCTGCTGCAACAGCAGGTGGTGGCCTACCAGGGTAACTTCATGCAGATGTTCCTGCAAAACTAA
- a CDS encoding bleomycin resistance protein (COG3324 Predicted enzyme related to lactoylglutathione lyase), protein MSLKQNMVGWFEIPVLNMDRAIRFYEMMFLLKLIKKPVGPLEMAWFPSDESWIGASGSLVRHPEHYSPSSKDGVLIYFTSPSGDLANELARVEDAGGRIIQPKTFIAENIGSMALFFDSEGNRLALHSRD, encoded by the coding sequence ATGAGCTTAAAACAAAACATGGTAGGCTGGTTTGAAATTCCAGTACTGAACATGGACAGGGCTATTCGATTTTACGAAATGATGTTCCTGCTGAAACTGATCAAAAAACCGGTAGGTCCACTGGAAATGGCGTGGTTTCCTTCTGATGAGAGCTGGATCGGTGCATCCGGATCACTGGTCAGGCATCCGGAACATTACAGCCCCAGCAGTAAGGATGGTGTACTGATATACTTTACCTCTCCCTCCGGAGACCTGGCCAATGAGCTGGCACGTGTAGAGGATGCAGGTGGGCGGATCATTCAGCCCAAAACCTTTATTGCAGAAAACATTGGTTCCATGGCCTTATTCTTCGATTCTGAAGGCAACCGTCTGGCCCTACATTCCAGGGACTGA
- a CDS encoding Organic hydroperoxide resistance protein (COG1764 Predicted redox protein, regulator of disulfide bond formation), whose protein sequence is MQSKDLEIQYTATATATGGRHGSVKTSDGAINLSTTEPKELGGDGEGGKTNPEQLFAAGYAACFGSAAKLAAETMNLDVSDDDLKVTCHVSLGKDKQENGLGLQVKMELAVNGLGQQDKERLLKKANELCPYSKAIKGNVDVELLTK, encoded by the coding sequence ATGCAATCAAAAGATCTGGAAATTCAATACACAGCCACGGCAACCGCTACCGGGGGCAGACATGGTTCCGTTAAAACCTCTGATGGTGCGATCAATTTAAGTACCACTGAACCCAAAGAACTCGGGGGAGATGGTGAAGGGGGTAAAACCAATCCTGAACAGTTATTTGCTGCCGGCTATGCGGCATGTTTTGGCAGTGCTGCCAAGCTTGCTGCTGAAACTATGAACCTAGATGTCAGTGACGATGATTTGAAGGTAACCTGTCATGTATCTTTGGGTAAGGATAAGCAGGAAAATGGACTGGGGCTGCAGGTAAAAATGGAACTGGCTGTGAATGGGCTGGGGCAGCAGGACAAGGAGCGTCTGCTGAAGAAAGCCAATGAACTCTGCCCCTACAGCAAGGCCATTAAAGGCAATGTGGATGTTGAACTGCTAACCAAATAG
- a CDS encoding restriction enzyme subunit beta/N-6 DNA methylase has translation MNSSMEMDLKDVHWGKFVIQDLFTIKIGKNVDGNKVDKNGGQVAYITRKESENGLDGFIDYKEEYLNVDRPVITIGNETAEPFVQEYPFFTGTKVNILISKNNVSKEALLFISQSLKLHKSKYSYSYTINSTRLKRQIIQLPINSEGNPDYAFMELYIRQKELEKTTKFQNYIAKRIEEVKDFKIVDPLHFKEWGGFEIGKLFKLFQGKSKGLNHLTKTSYGINYLGATNSNNGVLAYVQPDNNEKMIQRGNCIAFIRNGEGSMGFSIYKAENFIATSDISVGYSEFLNREIGLFITTIADKIRGKYNFGYKRSDTRLKKEKLQLPLDKNGQPDYDYMENYIKKLEYEKLSKYLKRKTKDTPKSV, from the coding sequence ATGAATAGTTCGATGGAAATGGATTTAAAAGATGTTCATTGGGGCAAATTTGTGATTCAAGATTTATTCACTATTAAAATTGGTAAAAATGTAGATGGTAACAAGGTTGATAAAAATGGAGGACAAGTTGCTTATATTACAAGGAAAGAAAGTGAAAATGGTCTTGATGGCTTCATAGATTACAAAGAAGAATATTTAAATGTTGATAGACCAGTAATTACAATAGGTAATGAAACAGCAGAACCCTTTGTGCAAGAATACCCTTTTTTTACAGGAACTAAGGTCAATATTCTGATTTCAAAAAATAATGTTTCCAAGGAAGCATTGTTATTTATTTCACAATCTTTAAAATTACATAAGAGTAAATATTCATATTCTTATACAATTAACTCAACAAGATTAAAAAGACAAATTATACAACTTCCAATAAACTCAGAAGGCAATCCTGATTATGCTTTTATGGAGCTGTATATACGTCAAAAAGAGCTAGAAAAGACTACTAAATTTCAAAATTACATAGCCAAAAGGATAGAAGAAGTAAAAGATTTCAAAATTGTAGATCCTCTCCATTTTAAAGAATGGGGAGGATTTGAAATTGGAAAATTGTTTAAGCTGTTTCAAGGAAAATCAAAAGGCTTAAACCACTTAACTAAAACCAGTTATGGGATAAACTATTTAGGTGCTACAAATTCTAACAATGGGGTTTTGGCCTACGTTCAACCCGATAATAATGAAAAGATGATACAAAGAGGGAATTGTATTGCTTTTATAAGAAATGGAGAAGGTTCAATGGGTTTTTCAATTTATAAAGCTGAGAATTTTATAGCAACATCAGACATTTCAGTTGGATATTCTGAATTCCTAAATAGAGAGATTGGTTTGTTTATTACGACTATTGCCGATAAGATTCGGGGTAAGTATAACTTTGGATATAAAAGGAGCGACACAAGACTTAAAAAGGAAAAGTTGCAGCTACCATTAGACAAAAATGGACAACCCGATTATGATTATATGGAAAACTATATCAAAAAGTTAGAATATGAAAAACTTTCAAAATATTTGAAAAGAAAAACAAAGGACACACCAAAGTCCGTTTAG
- a CDS encoding restriction enzyme (COG0286 Type I restriction-modification system methyltransferase subunit) has protein sequence MAKKEVLTDYWVYELLKEANINLHPQGSNIKEIDDALKSASKAGTGNVGFPEYCGVVKDFVLIIENKADVAQHIRRNEMDVICNEVTSVKNYAVNGALFYGKHLARNTSYKKIIAFGVSGNAKRHIISPIFIDERGGYKELEEVETFTLFNTKNIDQYYTINILKEQTTEEKTTEEILKDAKNLHEDLRNYGSIQDKDKPLIVSGILLALREMEHKGFSIDSLVGDQTTTDGEKIYEAIEKNLKRANVSPQVKKDKLLSQFLVIKDTKAINEINEYLKKTPLKHYTEFLYENIYKNIKYIHSAEDYLGRFYGEFMSYSGGDGQSLGIVLTPKHITELFCELVELKPTDTVFDPCCGTAGFLIAAMHDMLQKTDNPEQQRKIRKNQLHGLELQPYMFTIATTNMILRGDGKSNLEQEDFLKQNPAQLQEKGCTVGMINPPYSMGSKNNTSLYEINFTEHLLNSIVQDGKAIVIVPQSSMTGKTKEEQAIKANILKRHTLEGVISLNKNTFYGVGTNPCIAVFTTGVPHYKEKEVKFINFEKDGFEVQKHRGLVETIEAKDKKQHLLDVWFDRIDTETKFCVKTTIEPEDEWLHSFYYFNDETPKVEDFEKTVADYLTFEFSMIMQGREYIFENE, from the coding sequence ATGGCTAAAAAAGAAGTACTTACAGATTATTGGGTTTATGAACTGCTAAAAGAAGCAAATATAAATTTACACCCTCAAGGTAGCAATATCAAAGAAATAGACGATGCTTTGAAATCCGCTTCAAAAGCAGGTACAGGGAATGTAGGTTTTCCAGAATACTGCGGTGTTGTTAAAGATTTTGTTCTAATTATAGAAAACAAAGCAGATGTTGCTCAACACATAAGGCGAAATGAAATGGATGTGATTTGCAACGAAGTTACAAGCGTGAAAAATTATGCTGTAAATGGTGCTTTGTTTTATGGTAAACACTTAGCTCGAAACACTTCATATAAAAAAATCATTGCTTTTGGTGTGTCAGGAAACGCGAAGAGGCACATAATTTCACCTATCTTTATTGATGAGAGAGGTGGTTATAAGGAACTTGAAGAAGTAGAGACTTTTACTCTCTTCAATACTAAAAATATTGATCAATACTATACTATAAACATACTCAAAGAACAGACAACAGAAGAAAAAACAACAGAAGAAATCTTGAAAGACGCTAAAAATCTTCATGAAGATTTGCGGAATTATGGTAGTATTCAGGACAAAGATAAACCTCTAATTGTGTCTGGAATCCTTTTAGCGTTGCGTGAAATGGAACACAAAGGGTTTAGTATTGACAGTTTAGTAGGTGATCAAACTACAACAGATGGCGAAAAAATATATGAAGCCATTGAAAAGAATTTAAAAAGAGCCAACGTTTCGCCTCAAGTAAAGAAAGACAAATTGTTGAGCCAGTTTTTAGTTATCAAAGATACAAAGGCGATAAATGAAATTAATGAGTATTTAAAGAAAACTCCATTAAAGCACTATACGGAGTTTTTATACGAGAATATTTATAAAAATATCAAATACATTCATTCTGCCGAGGATTATTTGGGGCGGTTTTATGGTGAATTTATGTCATACTCAGGCGGGGATGGACAATCGCTTGGTATTGTACTAACGCCGAAACATATTACCGAATTATTTTGTGAATTGGTAGAGCTAAAACCAACTGATACGGTCTTTGATCCGTGTTGTGGAACAGCAGGTTTTCTTATTGCCGCTATGCACGATATGTTGCAAAAGACAGACAACCCAGAACAACAACGGAAAATTAGAAAAAACCAATTGCACGGTTTAGAATTGCAACCTTATATGTTTACGATTGCTACAACCAATATGATTTTGCGTGGTGACGGGAAAAGCAATTTAGAGCAAGAAGATTTTTTGAAACAAAATCCTGCACAGCTTCAAGAAAAAGGATGTACGGTCGGTATGATAAACCCACCTTATTCTATGGGAAGCAAAAATAATACTAGTCTATATGAAATCAATTTTACCGAGCATTTACTTAATTCCATAGTTCAAGATGGTAAGGCAATCGTAATTGTGCCTCAATCTTCAATGACAGGTAAAACAAAAGAAGAACAAGCCATAAAAGCCAACATTTTAAAACGTCACACTTTAGAGGGCGTTATTTCTCTTAATAAAAATACATTTTATGGAGTTGGCACAAACCCGTGTATTGCAGTTTTTACAACTGGTGTTCCACATTACAAAGAAAAGGAAGTAAAGTTTATCAACTTTGAAAAAGATGGGTTTGAAGTTCAGAAACATCGGGGGCTTGTAGAGACTATTGAGGCAAAAGATAAAAAACAACATTTACTTGATGTGTGGTTTGACCGTATCGATACCGAAACAAAGTTTTGCGTAAAAACCACCATTGAACCCGAAGATGAATGGTTACATTCGTTTTACTACTTCAATGATGAGACACCAAAAGTTGAAGATTTTGAAAAAACTGTTGCCGATTATCTCACTTTTGAGTTCAGTATGATAATGCAAGGCAGAGAATATATATTCGAAAATGAATAG
- a CDS encoding micrococcal nuclease (COG1525 Micrococcal nuclease (thermonuclease) homologs), producing the protein MVRTLILIYVFSCMFLCASAQKFSGRVVGVSDGDTFTLLTNPKKQIKVRLAEIDTPESKQPYGTRAKQALSDLIFNKDVTVEQDDIDRYGRLVGHVYVGDVHVNPKLVQQGMAWVYRQYIKDQSLLMDEQVAREAKCGIWSLPSTDQVPPWEWRRGNRKASYINNPDTTPASSKNDKQQYNCGSKTKCSEITSCKEALFYLRECGLTRLDGDGDGVPCEGLCK; encoded by the coding sequence ATGGTGCGTACGTTGATTTTGATCTATGTTTTCTCTTGCATGTTCCTTTGTGCTTCTGCACAGAAATTTAGTGGCCGAGTTGTAGGCGTCTCTGATGGCGACACCTTCACCCTACTAACCAACCCGAAAAAGCAGATCAAGGTTCGCTTAGCTGAAATTGATACGCCAGAAAGTAAACAGCCATATGGTACTAGGGCGAAGCAAGCACTGTCAGACCTTATCTTCAATAAAGATGTGACTGTGGAGCAGGATGATATTGATCGTTATGGAAGGCTAGTAGGTCACGTCTATGTAGGTGATGTACATGTTAACCCCAAGCTGGTGCAACAGGGTATGGCATGGGTGTATAGACAATATATAAAGGATCAGTCTTTATTGATGGATGAGCAAGTAGCTAGAGAAGCCAAATGTGGTATATGGAGTCTGCCTAGCACTGATCAGGTGCCACCATGGGAGTGGCGGAGAGGAAACAGAAAAGCTAGTTATATAAACAATCCAGATACGACACCAGCAAGCTCAAAAAATGATAAGCAGCAGTATAACTGTGGCTCTAAAACTAAATGTAGTGAGATAACGAGTTGTAAGGAGGCACTTTTCTACCTGAGGGAATGTGGCCTGACTAGACTTGATGGCGATGGGGATGGTGTTCCTTGCGAAGGTTTGTGTAAATAA